One window from the genome of Haladaptatus paucihalophilus DX253 encodes:
- a CDS encoding MBL fold metallo-hydrolase — protein MFTRLSIPTPFQIGPVNAYLAGRTLVDPGPGSEEAWTALLDGLERHDLAPTDIEQVLITHPHPDHFGSAKRLRESGARIVASTEAAAIVRDFGDRLAYEQEYFADFFDRCGMAETTAKTVTDLPEAYLSVAPGVETDLELDDGESVTVEGVELTAEAVQGHSSGETIFTFEHDGQSKAIVGDHVLADITPNPLLQPPAEEGDRRPRVLPAFNRSLSALRDRDLDYLLPGHREEITDPAERIDEILAAHEERTENVRALVDGPTTAFDVMTELFGDLPATEYFPGMSEAVGHLDVLEERGEVNRHEQGGVVVYEGVTQ, from the coding sequence ATGTTTACGCGGCTTTCGATTCCGACGCCGTTTCAAATCGGACCGGTGAACGCCTATCTCGCGGGGCGGACGCTGGTCGACCCGGGTCCGGGAAGTGAGGAAGCATGGACCGCGCTGCTCGACGGATTGGAGCGACACGACCTCGCTCCCACGGACATCGAACAGGTGCTCATCACGCACCCCCACCCCGACCACTTCGGGTCGGCAAAACGGCTTCGAGAATCGGGTGCCCGCATCGTCGCCAGTACCGAAGCGGCCGCCATCGTCCGGGACTTCGGCGACCGACTCGCGTACGAACAGGAATACTTCGCCGACTTCTTCGACCGCTGTGGAATGGCCGAAACGACCGCCAAAACGGTTACCGACCTGCCGGAGGCCTACCTCTCTGTGGCCCCCGGCGTCGAAACCGACCTCGAACTCGACGACGGCGAGTCCGTTACCGTCGAGGGCGTCGAACTGACTGCGGAGGCCGTGCAGGGCCACTCGTCCGGCGAGACCATCTTCACGTTCGAGCACGACGGACAATCGAAGGCCATCGTCGGCGACCACGTGCTCGCCGACATCACGCCGAACCCGCTCCTCCAACCGCCCGCGGAAGAAGGCGACCGTCGTCCGCGCGTCCTCCCAGCGTTCAATCGCTCGCTCTCGGCGCTCCGGGACCGTGACCTCGATTACCTCCTGCCGGGCCACCGCGAGGAGATAACGGACCCGGCGGAACGAATCGACGAAATCCTCGCCGCACACGAAGAGCGGACGGAGAACGTCCGTGCGCTCGTCGACGGCCCGACGACCGCGTTCGACGTGATGACCGAACTGTTCGGCGACCTCCCCGCGACGGAGTACTTCCCCGGAATGAGCGAGGCGGTGGGACACCTCGACGTCCTCGAAGAGCGGGGCGAAGTGAACCGACACGAACAAGGTGGCGTCGTCGTGTACGAAGGAGTAACTCAATGA
- the sucC gene encoding ADP-forming succinate--CoA ligase subunit beta, producing the protein MRLHEYQAKEVFSDAGIPTPDSALAESVEEVVEAAEDIGYPVAVKAQVHVGGRGKAGGIKLAEDRDEAEEAAEDILGMDLKGYTVEQVLVEGAVDFVNELYVGVTMDRGEGKPVAMVSTKGGVDIEAVAEETPDAIAREHIDPAFGMHPYQARKAVFDAGVDKDIAMDVAGVLTTLYDLWSDKDANDAEINPLMVTSDDEVIAADAVLNIDDDALFRHPDLAEMEEDSYEDDLERKAGEYGFDYVRLDGNVGIIGNGAGLVMTTLDLVDYYGGEPANFLDIGGGAKAERVTNALDMVFSDENVDSVVFNIFGGITRGDEVAKGINEALESLDEIPKPVVVRLAGTNAEEGMDILNTDLVQVEATLEDAVQRAVENAEEEQ; encoded by the coding sequence ATGAGGCTACACGAGTATCAGGCGAAGGAGGTGTTTTCCGACGCGGGAATTCCGACGCCGGATTCGGCGCTCGCAGAGAGTGTCGAGGAAGTCGTCGAAGCGGCGGAGGACATCGGCTACCCTGTCGCGGTAAAAGCGCAAGTACACGTCGGCGGCCGCGGAAAGGCCGGCGGAATCAAACTCGCTGAAGACCGTGACGAGGCCGAGGAAGCCGCCGAGGACATTCTCGGAATGGACCTCAAGGGATACACAGTCGAACAGGTGTTGGTCGAAGGTGCCGTCGATTTCGTCAACGAACTCTACGTCGGCGTGACGATGGACCGCGGCGAGGGCAAACCGGTCGCAATGGTCTCCACGAAAGGCGGCGTGGACATCGAGGCCGTCGCCGAGGAGACGCCCGACGCCATCGCGCGGGAGCACATCGACCCGGCGTTCGGCATGCACCCGTACCAGGCTCGTAAGGCCGTGTTCGACGCGGGCGTGGACAAGGACATCGCCATGGACGTCGCGGGCGTCCTCACGACGCTGTACGACCTCTGGTCCGACAAGGACGCGAACGACGCCGAAATCAACCCGCTGATGGTCACCTCGGACGACGAGGTTATCGCGGCCGACGCGGTGCTCAACATCGACGACGACGCGCTCTTCCGTCACCCCGACCTCGCCGAGATGGAGGAGGACTCCTACGAGGACGACCTCGAACGCAAGGCCGGCGAGTACGGCTTCGACTACGTTCGACTCGATGGCAACGTCGGCATCATCGGCAACGGTGCCGGACTCGTCATGACCACGCTCGACCTCGTGGACTACTACGGCGGCGAACCCGCCAACTTCCTCGACATCGGTGGCGGCGCGAAAGCCGAGCGCGTGACGAACGCGCTCGACATGGTGTTCTCGGACGAGAACGTCGATTCGGTCGTCTTCAACATCTTCGGCGGCATCACCCGCGGTGACGAGGTTGCCAAGGGTATCAACGAGGCGCTCGAATCGCTCGACGAGATTCCGAAACCCGTCGTCGTTCGACTCGCCGGGACGAACGCCGAGGAAGGAATGGACATCCTGAACACCGACCTCGTTCAGGTCGAAGCGACGCTCGAAGACGCGGTTCAGCGTGCCGTCGAAAACGCGGAGGAAGAACAATGA
- a CDS encoding DUF7344 domain-containing protein, with product MDHGLPLSRSFDVLSHYRRRLVLYHLLETFDGAVHHDALAEIIVNETDGMEVTAETHDRAMTSLRHVHFPKLADAGLIESGREENTVRLRTLPTMVERLLDLSSDYEMGTPSRR from the coding sequence ATGGACCATGGACTCCCACTGAGTCGTTCGTTCGACGTTCTCTCTCATTATCGCCGTCGTCTCGTTCTCTACCACCTTCTCGAAACGTTCGACGGCGCGGTTCACCACGACGCGCTGGCCGAAATCATCGTCAACGAAACGGACGGAATGGAAGTCACGGCCGAGACACACGACCGCGCGATGACGAGTCTCAGGCACGTTCACTTCCCCAAGTTAGCCGATGCGGGACTCATCGAAAGCGGCCGCGAGGAGAACACCGTCCGCTTGCGAACGCTTCCGACGATGGTCGAACGACTGCTGGACCTCTCTTCGGACTACGAGATGGGCACCCCGAGTCGGCGCTGA
- a CDS encoding helix-turn-helix domain-containing protein, translating to MIIAEITVQTPVLESTLAAHPDVTIEVERERSVGSEETVQLLFWAHGDDHDGFEAAMADDSSIAEFEHLAEDDGRRLYRANYSEAVSAASSNHVWVDLGGVLLDAVGTRDGWEARFRFPDRDAFASFADWWQDNYDTLSVDALYSSADDSGGMELTELQHETLRRALDAGYFDVPRRTTLEELAEEFDISAQALSVRLRKGTAALVENSVTEDTI from the coding sequence GTGATAATCGCCGAAATCACCGTGCAAACACCTGTTCTCGAATCCACACTTGCGGCGCATCCCGACGTGACTATCGAGGTGGAGCGCGAGCGGAGCGTCGGCTCGGAGGAAACCGTCCAGTTGTTGTTCTGGGCGCACGGTGACGACCACGACGGATTCGAAGCGGCCATGGCGGACGATTCGTCGATTGCGGAGTTCGAACACCTCGCCGAGGACGACGGTCGTCGGCTCTATCGTGCAAACTACTCCGAAGCGGTAAGTGCCGCGTCGTCGAATCACGTGTGGGTCGACCTCGGCGGCGTCCTGCTGGATGCGGTCGGGACGCGGGACGGGTGGGAGGCCCGATTCCGGTTTCCCGACCGCGATGCGTTCGCGTCGTTCGCCGACTGGTGGCAGGACAACTACGACACCCTCTCCGTCGATGCGCTGTACAGCAGTGCGGACGACTCCGGCGGGATGGAGTTGACGGAACTCCAGCACGAAACGCTCCGCCGGGCGCTGGACGCAGGGTATTTCGACGTACCGCGACGGACGACGCTCGAAGAACTCGCCGAGGAATTCGACATCAGCGCGCAAGCGCTGTCGGTCCGCCTGCGCAAAGGGACCGCCGCGCTGGTCGAGAACAGCGTGACGGAAGACACCATATAA
- a CDS encoding glycerophosphodiester phosphodiesterase, whose product MSPTDAPNHIAHRGFADDYPENSPLAFERAADCADAIEMDVQRCGTGELVVFHDAKLGRLTDEYGLVQDTPWSVLRGLSILGSDETVPSLETALDAVPAGTAINLELKHVGMADRVLDAVGAVENEILLSSFDSRVLRNLRERDADVRLAYINQRGPNCIDTAVDLDCACVHPRADLCDASFVARAHEAGLTVNSWTVDDEEGAATLAEAGVDGIVSDTSAVF is encoded by the coding sequence ATGTCCCCAACCGACGCGCCGAACCACATCGCCCATCGCGGGTTCGCCGACGACTATCCCGAGAACAGTCCGCTCGCGTTCGAGCGGGCGGCGGACTGCGCCGACGCCATCGAGATGGACGTCCAGCGGTGTGGCACCGGCGAACTCGTCGTCTTCCACGACGCGAAACTCGGACGGTTGACCGACGAGTACGGGTTGGTCCAGGACACACCGTGGTCGGTGCTCCGAGGCCTCTCGATTCTCGGGTCTGACGAGACGGTTCCGTCGCTGGAAACCGCACTCGACGCGGTTCCGGCGGGGACGGCCATCAACCTCGAACTGAAACACGTCGGGATGGCGGACCGAGTGTTAGACGCGGTGGGGGCAGTCGAAAACGAGATACTGCTGTCCTCGTTCGACTCGCGCGTTCTCCGGAACCTCCGGGAACGGGACGCAGACGTTCGACTGGCCTACATCAACCAGCGCGGGCCGAACTGCATCGACACTGCCGTCGATTTGGACTGCGCGTGTGTGCACCCCCGAGCGGACCTCTGCGACGCGTCGTTCGTGGCGCGGGCGCACGAGGCCGGATTGACCGTGAACTCGTGGACGGTGGACGACGAGGAGGGGGCGGCCACCCTCGCGGAGGCCGGCGTCGATGGTATCGTCTCCGACACGTCGGCGGTCTTCTGA
- a CDS encoding NADPH:quinone reductase: MRAVRYHEHGGPNVLQVDDIDRPEPDDDELLVAVRAAAVNPVDTYFREGSYSPGDLPWIPGSDFAGEVEAVGDDIEEFEAGDRVFGTGLGNDRPGTCAEYATTPTDTVAHLPNGVGFEEGAAVALVGVTAWRALIDHGDLEPAETCLVHGGSGGVGHVAVQLAAATGARVTTTASEDYHDRLEAVGANTVLDYRREDLAEAVEEAGKPDVILDHRLDDYLQFDADVAATGARIVGIGNEDVAAGFENVPAARSKELTITLMSMYNTPDISAVLARLARLVADGEVVPEIARTYSLDEVDEAQRDVLEESFLGKLVVEP, from the coding sequence ATGCGCGCAGTACGCTATCACGAACACGGCGGGCCGAACGTGCTACAGGTAGACGACATCGACCGACCGGAACCCGACGACGACGAACTGCTGGTGGCGGTCCGCGCCGCCGCGGTCAACCCCGTGGACACCTACTTCCGCGAGGGGTCGTACTCGCCCGGCGACCTCCCGTGGATTCCGGGGTCGGACTTCGCGGGCGAGGTCGAAGCCGTCGGCGACGACATCGAGGAGTTCGAGGCGGGCGACCGGGTGTTCGGTACCGGCCTCGGGAACGACCGACCCGGAACGTGCGCGGAGTACGCCACGACGCCGACGGATACGGTCGCCCACCTTCCGAATGGCGTCGGCTTCGAGGAGGGCGCGGCGGTCGCCCTCGTCGGCGTCACGGCGTGGCGGGCGCTCATCGACCACGGCGACCTCGAACCCGCCGAAACCTGCCTCGTGCACGGCGGTAGCGGCGGCGTCGGCCACGTCGCGGTGCAACTCGCGGCCGCGACCGGTGCCCGCGTGACGACGACGGCGAGCGAGGATTACCACGACCGCCTCGAAGCGGTCGGCGCGAACACGGTGCTCGACTACCGCAGGGAGGACCTCGCGGAGGCGGTGGAAGAGGCCGGGAAACCGGACGTCATCCTCGACCACCGGCTGGACGACTACCTCCAGTTCGACGCGGACGTGGCGGCGACGGGTGCCCGCATCGTCGGCATCGGCAACGAGGATGTGGCGGCCGGGTTCGAGAACGTCCCCGCCGCGCGCTCGAAGGAGCTGACGATAACGCTGATGAGCATGTACAACACCCCGGACATTTCGGCGGTGCTAGCGCGGTTGGCCCGACTCGTCGCGGACGGCGAAGTCGTCCCCGAAATCGCCCGGACGTACTCGCTGGACGAGGTGGACGAGGCACAGCGCGACGTGTTGGAAGAGAGCTTCCTCGGGAAACTGGTCGTGGAACCGTAG
- a CDS encoding PIN domain-containing protein, protein MNSDSDALEKVDELESNGHAQKIPAMTLQELFIGIGASDLPKS, encoded by the coding sequence ATGAACAGCGACTCGGACGCCCTCGAAAAGGTGGACGAATTGGAGTCAAATGGCCATGCCCAGAAGATACCGGCCATGACGCTGCAGGAACTCTTCATCGGCATCGGTGCCAGCGACCTCCCGAAGTCCTAA
- a CDS encoding DUF7553 family protein has translation MNAHFKDAWHHLRHAGSHLGRGVREELRPVERKAREVTGRERPTEPSRRERMRENLRDAEHRAKERSRSAMRDAKNRMRMS, from the coding sequence ATGAACGCACACTTCAAAGACGCGTGGCACCACCTCCGACATGCCGGAAGTCATCTCGGGCGTGGAGTGCGCGAAGAACTACGACCCGTCGAGCGAAAGGCCCGCGAGGTGACCGGACGAGAGCGACCCACCGAGCCGTCACGACGCGAACGAATGCGCGAAAACCTCCGCGACGCGGAGCACAGAGCGAAAGAACGGTCGCGGTCCGCGATGCGGGACGCGAAAAATCGAATGCGGATGAGCTAG
- a CDS encoding adenine deaminase C-terminal domain-containing protein, translating into MNELQPVALGDEPADLVIRNGRVLMPELCEFQARDVVVKNNRVAALPEDGTESIGDETTVINASDRVVTPGFIDAHTHIDLHQTFENAYHYALEGGTTTVVTEVSGFGPTFGVEGVEQLLAATSYLPIRVFATVPPQPLIDTFEPARADAESLTDLLGDARVVGVGETDWIHAVGRDSPTEELYERAHLEGKTVTGHGAGCSGEKLQAFATIVDDDHESITGEDIIERVENGIHAVGRCGSIRDDMAAVGEAYEEVGAAEISLSTDGMWPRELIGEGYMDVVVRRAIEEGVAPADAIRMATLNPARHFDLPNLGSLAPGNIADILLIDDLETVNVTTVINGGEVVYNNHETTVAPRSYEYPDHFYDSVNVSTDPEEFRVPADVADDGEVRAIEYREGLISGQTRVRPPVEDGELVAAPEDGLLKVTLLDRHPDGDGTGFTGFVTGFGPVEGAVATSLVWETPGVLALGSGEDLRRAVAHVNEMGGGWAVVRDGDVVAELPTRIAGVCSDLEVEETAKLYTAIESAFRSLGTDVERPMIGIQTLTFPGVPSLKLSFSGYADIFSREIVGLTPE; encoded by the coding sequence ATGAACGAACTGCAACCTGTCGCGCTCGGTGACGAACCCGCAGACCTCGTGATTCGGAACGGTCGCGTCCTCATGCCGGAACTGTGCGAGTTTCAGGCGCGCGACGTCGTGGTCAAAAACAATCGCGTCGCAGCGCTGCCCGAGGACGGCACCGAGTCGATAGGTGACGAGACGACGGTCATCAACGCTAGTGATCGCGTCGTCACCCCCGGTTTCATCGACGCACACACGCACATCGACCTCCACCAGACGTTCGAGAACGCCTACCACTACGCCCTCGAAGGCGGCACGACGACGGTCGTGACCGAGGTTTCCGGGTTCGGTCCCACATTCGGCGTGGAGGGCGTCGAACAGTTGCTCGCCGCGACCTCCTACCTCCCAATTCGGGTGTTCGCCACGGTCCCGCCCCAACCCCTCATCGACACGTTCGAACCGGCGCGCGCGGACGCCGAATCGCTGACGGACCTCCTCGGCGACGCTCGCGTCGTCGGCGTCGGCGAAACCGACTGGATTCACGCGGTCGGCCGCGACTCGCCGACGGAGGAACTGTACGAGCGCGCCCACCTCGAAGGCAAGACCGTCACCGGCCACGGCGCGGGCTGTTCCGGCGAGAAACTACAGGCGTTCGCCACCATCGTGGACGACGACCACGAGTCCATAACGGGCGAAGACATCATCGAACGCGTCGAGAACGGCATCCACGCCGTGGGTCGCTGTGGGTCGATTCGGGACGACATGGCGGCGGTCGGCGAGGCCTACGAGGAGGTCGGCGCGGCCGAAATCTCGCTCTCGACCGACGGAATGTGGCCCCGCGAACTCATCGGCGAGGGGTACATGGACGTGGTAGTGCGCCGAGCCATCGAGGAGGGCGTCGCGCCCGCGGACGCCATCCGCATGGCGACGCTCAACCCCGCCCGCCACTTCGACCTGCCGAACCTCGGGTCGCTCGCGCCGGGCAACATCGCCGACATCCTGCTCATCGACGACCTGGAAACCGTCAACGTCACCACGGTCATCAACGGCGGCGAGGTCGTCTACAACAACCACGAGACGACCGTCGCCCCGCGCTCCTACGAGTATCCGGACCACTTCTACGACAGCGTGAACGTCAGCACCGACCCGGAGGAGTTCCGCGTGCCCGCCGACGTAGCGGACGACGGCGAGGTCCGCGCCATCGAGTACCGCGAAGGCCTGATTTCGGGCCAGACGCGGGTTCGACCGCCGGTCGAGGACGGGGAACTCGTCGCCGCACCCGAAGACGGCCTGCTGAAAGTCACCCTTCTCGACCGGCACCCGGACGGGGACGGAACCGGTTTCACCGGCTTCGTGACCGGCTTCGGTCCGGTGGAAGGAGCGGTTGCGACCAGCCTCGTCTGGGAGACGCCCGGCGTGCTTGCGCTCGGGAGCGGCGAGGACCTCAGACGCGCCGTCGCCCACGTCAACGAGATGGGCGGCGGTTGGGCGGTCGTCAGGGACGGCGACGTGGTTGCCGAACTCCCGACTCGAATCGCCGGCGTCTGCTCGGATCTCGAAGTCGAGGAAACGGCGAAGCTGTACACCGCCATCGAGAGTGCGTTCCGTAGCCTCGGCACGGACGTCGAACGGCCGATGATCGGTATTCAGACGCTGACCTTCCCCGGCGTCCCCTCGCTAAAACTGTCGTTCTCGGGCTACGCCGACATCTTCTCGCGTGAAATCGTCGGCCTGACGCCCGAATAG
- the sucD gene encoding succinate--CoA ligase subunit alpha, translated as MSILVDDDTRVVVQGITGGEGSFHTEQMMEYGTNVVAGAVPGKGGQEVQGVPVYDTVNEAVEEEDADASVIFVPPAFAGDAIFEALDTDLDLAVAITEGVPTQDMSKVYKRLSETDTRLLGPNCPGIITPGEAKLGILPGNIFESGNVGLVSRSGTLTYQVVDSLTQRGIGQTTAIGIGGDPIIGTDFIDALSLFEDDPDTDAVVMCGEIGGEDEEEAAAFIAENMDTPVAGFIAGRTAPPGKRMGHAGAIVSGSGTGTAESKINALNDAGVPVGDTPEEVADNIEDFL; from the coding sequence ATGAGCATTCTCGTCGACGACGACACCCGAGTGGTCGTCCAAGGTATCACTGGCGGTGAGGGCAGTTTCCACACCGAACAGATGATGGAGTACGGAACGAACGTCGTGGCCGGTGCGGTCCCCGGCAAGGGCGGCCAGGAAGTGCAGGGCGTGCCCGTCTACGACACCGTGAACGAAGCGGTCGAGGAGGAGGACGCCGACGCGTCCGTCATCTTCGTCCCGCCCGCGTTCGCCGGAGACGCAATCTTCGAGGCGCTCGACACGGACCTCGACCTCGCGGTCGCCATCACGGAAGGCGTCCCAACGCAGGACATGTCGAAAGTGTACAAGCGCCTCTCGGAGACCGACACGCGCCTGCTCGGCCCGAACTGCCCCGGCATCATCACGCCCGGCGAGGCCAAACTCGGTATCCTCCCCGGCAACATCTTCGAGTCCGGGAACGTCGGTCTCGTCTCCCGTTCGGGGACGCTGACCTACCAAGTCGTGGATAGCCTCACCCAGCGCGGTATCGGGCAGACGACCGCCATCGGCATCGGCGGCGACCCGATCATCGGCACGGACTTCATCGACGCCCTCTCGCTCTTTGAGGACGACCCCGATACCGATGCCGTCGTCATGTGCGGCGAAATCGGTGGCGAGGACGAAGAGGAAGCGGCGGCGTTCATCGCCGAGAACATGGACACCCCGGTCGCCGGCTTTATCGCGGGCCGCACCGCCCCGCCAGGAAAGCGCATGGGCCACGCGGGTGCCATCGTCTCCGGCAGCGGCACCGGCACCGCCGAGTCCAAAATCAACGCCCTCAACGACGCGGGCGTCCCGGTCGGCGACACCCCCGAGGAAGTCGCGGACAACATCGAAGACTTCCTGTAA